A genomic window from Rhizobium sp. EC-SD404 includes:
- a CDS encoding LemA family protein: protein MTGIVIGVIVVALILYGIVVYNGLVRARQLVQEAWSGIDVQLKRRADLIPNLVETVRGYTDHEANTLREVTEMRARAQAVPADDVKGRAAAEGLLSQALGRLIAVAESYPDLKASANFSQLQTSLETLEGEIQMSRRYYNGAARDLNIKVESVPSNIVANMFGFQKAEYFEIDDPADRIVPKVAFS from the coding sequence ATGACTGGCATCGTTATCGGGGTGATCGTCGTCGCGCTCATCCTCTACGGCATCGTCGTCTATAACGGGCTGGTTCGGGCAAGACAGCTCGTCCAGGAGGCGTGGAGCGGCATCGACGTTCAGTTGAAGCGCCGCGCTGACCTCATACCCAACCTGGTCGAAACGGTACGTGGTTACACCGATCACGAAGCCAACACGTTGCGCGAAGTCACAGAAATGAGGGCGCGCGCGCAAGCGGTCCCGGCCGATGACGTCAAGGGCAGGGCGGCTGCCGAAGGATTGCTGAGCCAGGCGCTTGGCCGCCTGATTGCCGTTGCCGAATCCTATCCCGACCTCAAGGCGAGCGCGAATTTCAGCCAGTTGCAGACCTCGCTCGAAACGCTTGAAGGCGAAATCCAAATGTCCCGTCGTTATTATAACGGTGCCGCGCGCGACCTGAACATCAAGGTCGAGAGCGTGCCGTCAAACATCGTGGCGAACATGTTCGGCTTCCAGAAAGCAGAGTATTTCGAAATCGACGATCCAGCCGACCGGATCGTTCCCAAGGTCGCCTTTTCCTGA
- the recQ gene encoding DNA helicase RecQ: MYDSPNSVLREVFGYRDFRPGQRDVIDRIIAGRNVLAVMPTGAGKSICFQVPALMSPRLTIVISPLVALMDDQTAALRANGVAVAAIHSGHDRQVNVDAWRDVSSGRAKLLYLSPERLMTDRMLDAIGRLDPGLFVIDEAHCISKWGANFRPEYERLSELKTRFPKARIAAFTATADSATQGDIAEKLFGGKGEIALQGFDRPNLFLAVEPKRDWKRQLVAFLEERADQSGVVYCLSRQSTDDVAAYLVEKGFNAIAYHAGHPPEVRRERQGRFMRESAIMVATIAFGMGIDKPDIRFVCHMNLPSSMEAYYQEIGRAGRDGLPADTQLFFGLDDVRMRRQFIENDGEDRDHILREHKRLDALLAYAETAGCRRVALLAYFDEEAKPCGNCDNCTDPPEVIDGTGEALKLFGVIAATGQSFGASHLIDVLRGGRTAKIEERKHQELPLFGSGSAKSKAYWQAFVRQAVANRYLAINIQRYGALELTALADQTLAGKARFELREIVEQAQSSRPTPRRAVTIDADAEPLFARLKALRLEFARERAVPAYVVFPDATLIDMAQLRPRTMDELAMVNGVGPKKLGDYGEAFLKVMREA; encoded by the coding sequence GTGTACGACAGCCCGAATTCCGTGCTGCGTGAAGTCTTCGGCTATCGAGACTTCAGGCCCGGCCAGCGCGACGTCATCGACCGGATCATAGCCGGGCGCAACGTTCTCGCTGTCATGCCGACGGGTGCCGGCAAGTCGATCTGCTTCCAGGTACCGGCTCTTATGAGCCCACGTCTCACGATCGTGATCTCGCCGCTGGTCGCCTTGATGGACGACCAGACCGCGGCTCTGCGTGCGAACGGCGTCGCCGTTGCAGCGATCCACTCCGGCCATGACCGCCAGGTGAATGTCGACGCATGGCGCGATGTTTCCTCCGGCCGCGCCAAGCTTCTCTATCTGTCGCCGGAACGATTGATGACCGACCGGATGCTGGACGCGATCGGGCGGCTCGACCCGGGACTGTTTGTCATTGATGAAGCGCACTGCATTTCGAAGTGGGGAGCGAACTTCCGGCCGGAATACGAACGCCTGTCGGAGTTGAAGACACGCTTTCCGAAAGCGCGCATCGCTGCCTTTACGGCGACGGCCGACAGCGCGACGCAAGGCGACATTGCCGAGAAGCTGTTTGGCGGCAAGGGCGAGATCGCCCTTCAAGGGTTCGATCGTCCGAACCTCTTCCTTGCGGTCGAGCCGAAGCGCGACTGGAAGCGCCAACTCGTTGCGTTTCTGGAAGAGCGCGCCGATCAATCCGGCGTCGTGTATTGCCTGTCGCGGCAGTCGACCGACGATGTCGCTGCCTATCTTGTCGAGAAAGGCTTCAACGCCATCGCCTATCACGCCGGTCATCCGCCGGAAGTGCGCCGCGAGCGGCAAGGGCGTTTCATGCGCGAATCCGCCATCATGGTGGCGACCATCGCCTTCGGCATGGGCATCGACAAGCCGGATATCCGCTTCGTCTGCCACATGAACCTACCGAGCAGCATGGAGGCCTATTACCAGGAGATCGGCCGCGCCGGCCGTGATGGTCTGCCCGCCGACACCCAGCTCTTCTTCGGCCTCGACGACGTCCGCATGCGGCGACAGTTCATCGAAAATGATGGCGAAGACCGAGACCACATTCTGCGCGAACACAAGCGACTGGACGCGCTTCTCGCCTATGCGGAGACCGCCGGATGCCGCCGCGTCGCGCTGCTCGCCTATTTCGACGAGGAAGCGAAGCCCTGCGGCAACTGCGACAATTGCACCGATCCACCGGAGGTCATCGACGGTACAGGCGAGGCACTGAAGCTCTTCGGTGTGATCGCCGCCACCGGCCAGAGTTTTGGCGCGTCCCATCTGATCGACGTGCTGCGTGGCGGACGAACGGCCAAGATCGAGGAACGCAAGCATCAGGAGCTGCCGCTTTTCGGTAGCGGATCGGCAAAGTCGAAGGCCTATTGGCAGGCATTCGTCCGTCAGGCGGTAGCGAACCGCTATCTCGCCATCAACATCCAGCGCTACGGCGCCCTGGAACTCACGGCCCTTGCCGATCAGACCTTGGCGGGGAAGGCTCGCTTCGAGCTCCGCGAGATCGTCGAGCAGGCTCAATCGAGCCGCCCCACGCCCCGCAGGGCCGTCACGATCGATGCGGACGCCGAGCCTCTGTTCGCGCGCCTCAAGGCGCTCCGGCTGGAATTCGCCCGCGAGCGGGCCGTGCCTGCCTATGTCGTCTTCCCGGATGCCACGTTGATCGACATGGCGCAGCTTCGTCCACGCACGATGGATGAACTGGCCATGGTCAATGGCGTCGGTCCGAAGAAACTCGGTGATTACGGAGAAGCGTTCCTGAAGGTCATGCGCGAGGCATGA
- a CDS encoding DUF2207 domain-containing protein, with the protein MMPIAASAREEILAFDSQIDVSADGVLSVVETIRVRAEGDRIRRGIYRDFPLRMEDASGRLRDVGFDVLSVSRDGANEPYRVEESSGIARLYIGDADTIVSPGLHTYEIRYETDRQIRYFDAHDEVYWNVTGNGWLFPILSASAEVNLPSGATIEDLAVFTGLYGETGGAATSEQLADNRAVFATTEVLQPQEGLTIAVKISKGEIAAPSSAQERAWFWRDNAGSILAVVFLVLIGLYYMWAWNRVGRDPPDGVVVPRWDPPENASPAMVNYIANRGLSGGGFTAIAAALLNLAVKGFVTLRDLDGDMIVTRTEQRDDGKLPVGERAVLVGLGEPGSFLAMNRANGPAVQSLSRKFVSAIESEHRGKFYRHNWAYVAGGIALTVLGLFMIILFGGMDQAAVIALVMAAIPGIILAGVMVRMGKTFRSARSLAQRILSIIVLGFIASTALTIGSGLIGALFFTEFNGFLVGAMVAIFLLNGVFFFLMGAPTAIGARMQDGIAGLKQYLTVAEADRMNMQGAPTMSPRHFETLLPYAVALGVEKPWSQAFERWLATAAGAAMASQAVPYWFSGRDFSPGSFADSIGDVGHDISRSLSAAIPPAKSSSSGFSGGGGFSGGGGGGGGGGGW; encoded by the coding sequence ATGATGCCGATCGCCGCGAGCGCTCGCGAGGAAATCCTCGCATTCGACTCTCAGATCGACGTGTCAGCGGATGGTGTTTTGTCCGTTGTCGAGACGATCCGGGTGCGCGCTGAAGGCGACCGGATTCGGCGGGGCATCTACCGGGATTTTCCTCTGCGCATGGAGGACGCCTCCGGCAGGCTTCGTGACGTCGGCTTCGATGTCCTGAGCGTCTCGCGCGACGGCGCCAACGAGCCCTATCGAGTGGAAGAAAGCAGCGGCATCGCACGGTTGTACATCGGGGATGCGGACACCATCGTGTCCCCAGGCCTCCACACCTATGAGATTCGCTACGAGACCGACCGCCAGATCCGCTATTTCGACGCGCACGACGAGGTCTATTGGAACGTCACCGGCAATGGCTGGCTCTTTCCGATCCTGTCCGCATCGGCTGAGGTTAATTTGCCAAGCGGCGCTACCATTGAGGATCTCGCAGTCTTCACCGGTCTCTACGGTGAGACGGGAGGTGCCGCGACGTCAGAACAGCTCGCCGATAACCGGGCGGTCTTCGCCACGACGGAGGTTCTTCAGCCGCAAGAAGGCCTGACAATCGCGGTTAAGATTTCCAAGGGTGAGATCGCTGCGCCGAGCAGCGCTCAGGAACGCGCCTGGTTCTGGCGTGACAACGCGGGCAGCATTCTGGCCGTCGTCTTTCTCGTTCTGATCGGCCTTTATTATATGTGGGCGTGGAACCGCGTCGGTCGCGATCCGCCGGACGGCGTCGTCGTGCCGCGATGGGATCCGCCGGAGAATGCCTCTCCGGCCATGGTGAATTACATTGCCAACCGTGGGCTCTCCGGCGGCGGATTCACTGCCATTGCCGCGGCCTTGCTGAACCTCGCGGTCAAAGGCTTCGTTACACTGCGCGATCTCGACGGCGACATGATCGTCACCCGCACGGAACAGCGCGATGATGGCAAGCTGCCCGTGGGCGAGAGGGCCGTGCTTGTCGGCCTGGGCGAACCTGGGAGCTTCCTGGCCATGAACCGCGCCAATGGCCCAGCCGTGCAAAGCCTGTCTCGCAAATTCGTGAGCGCAATCGAAAGCGAACACCGCGGCAAGTTCTACCGCCATAATTGGGCTTATGTGGCCGGCGGCATTGCGCTGACTGTGCTCGGTCTTTTTATGATCATCCTGTTCGGCGGCATGGATCAGGCGGCCGTCATCGCTCTGGTGATGGCGGCGATACCTGGCATCATCCTTGCCGGCGTGATGGTGCGCATGGGCAAGACGTTCCGTTCGGCCCGCAGTCTCGCGCAACGCATCCTGTCCATCATCGTCCTCGGCTTCATCGCATCGACGGCGCTGACGATCGGAAGTGGTCTGATCGGGGCGCTCTTCTTCACGGAATTCAACGGCTTTCTCGTCGGCGCGATGGTCGCGATCTTCCTCTTGAACGGTGTGTTCTTTTTTCTGATGGGCGCCCCGACAGCCATCGGAGCGCGCATGCAAGATGGCATCGCCGGTCTGAAACAATATCTGACGGTTGCCGAAGCGGATCGCATGAACATGCAGGGCGCGCCCACCATGTCGCCGCGCCATTTCGAAACGCTCTTGCCTTATGCTGTCGCGCTCGGTGTGGAAAAGCCCTGGAGCCAGGCCTTCGAGCGCTGGCTGGCCACGGCTGCCGGAGCTGCGATGGCGAGCCAAGCGGTGCCTTACTGGTTCTCCGGAAGGGATTTCTCGCCCGGTTCTTTCGCTGACAGCATCGGCGATGTCGGCCATGACATCTCGCGCAGTCTCTCGGCGGCAATACCGCCTGCCAAATCGTCGTCGTCAGGATTTTCCGGTGGCGGCGGCTTCTCCGGTGGTGGCGGCGGCGGCGGCGGCGGTGGGGGCTGGTAG
- a CDS encoding mechanosensitive ion channel domain-containing protein, whose amino-acid sequence MFEPKTIVSQYFLFFRTCLSVLLLVAAFSTAGSLPVSAQDAEPAAETEETTQGASPELQLLIEALRNDESRTRLLEELEAIAGEVEPGPVETIDDALFGTSETSLGRRIAETTRFFAENAAGSAAAFANQLSAAPRMFSALDADQIEVLWQALRDLALVIVATYAIFATLRSFAKGYYRSMGARSASATLLQRIVFIVVSALLDVLVVVAAWAAGYIIALTLFGELGTIGLRQTLYLNAFLIVELAKVMLRIVLSPSAPELRLLPVSNDAARRMNRGFTWIISILGYGQLLLLPIFNQSVSTAAGQAISALVALIALLIAVGMTLTNRLRVSRWLLDTPEDQPRSRHVRFLAHRWHWPVLLYLAFLFIIVLASPAGVLLSVLAASGQILLAVIIGFMVSNWIARAIARGINLPERLNQRLPLLERRLNAFVPKFLTVIRGLIFLAVLLFVLDTINFFDLQGWMQSQVGVRTTAAIISVFFILIFAFAAWLALNSWVDYRLNPDYGRPATSREQTLLSLLRNAATIAILVIGIMFALSEIGINIAPLIASAGVLGLAIGFGAQKLVQDIITGVFIQLENAINVGDVITVGGTTGTVERLTIRSVSLRDLEAGYHIIPFSSVDMVTNFVRDYGYHVANIGIAYREDVEDAHRAMEEAFALIKQDPAIAANIIGDLEWFGVTLLGDSAVTVRARIKTKPGTQWGVGRAYNAAVKRVFDEHDIEIPFPHQTLFFGVDKHGKAPAAHIQVDGAASTGQEVLAAAAQPAEERNVDPGSDAALPASATSAPAKRRRRRVIRDDVPDDDEET is encoded by the coding sequence ATGTTTGAGCCTAAGACCATCGTCTCCCAGTATTTTCTATTTTTCAGAACGTGCCTGTCAGTTCTTCTTCTGGTCGCAGCGTTCAGCACCGCCGGCAGTCTTCCCGTTTCCGCGCAGGACGCCGAGCCCGCGGCCGAGACCGAGGAAACTACGCAGGGCGCGTCTCCCGAACTTCAGCTTCTGATCGAAGCGCTGCGCAACGACGAAAGCCGAACCCGGCTGCTGGAAGAGTTAGAAGCGATTGCCGGTGAGGTCGAGCCCGGTCCGGTCGAGACGATCGACGATGCTCTGTTCGGTACCTCCGAAACGTCGCTGGGACGGCGTATTGCGGAGACGACGCGGTTCTTTGCTGAAAATGCCGCTGGCTCAGCTGCGGCATTCGCCAATCAATTGTCTGCCGCACCACGCATGTTCTCGGCGCTGGATGCCGATCAGATCGAGGTCCTGTGGCAGGCTCTGCGCGATCTGGCTCTGGTGATCGTCGCGACCTACGCGATCTTCGCTACGCTTCGCAGTTTTGCCAAGGGCTATTACCGGTCGATGGGCGCTCGGTCGGCATCCGCCACACTGCTGCAACGGATCGTCTTCATCGTCGTATCCGCTCTGCTTGACGTGCTTGTCGTCGTCGCCGCCTGGGCGGCTGGGTATATCATCGCGTTGACGCTGTTCGGTGAGCTCGGCACGATTGGCCTGCGCCAGACGCTCTATCTCAATGCATTCCTGATCGTCGAACTGGCGAAGGTTATGCTGCGCATCGTGCTGTCTCCGTCAGCACCCGAACTGCGGCTGTTGCCGGTATCGAACGATGCCGCAAGGCGAATGAACCGCGGCTTCACCTGGATCATATCGATCCTCGGCTATGGCCAGCTGTTGCTTCTGCCGATCTTCAACCAAAGTGTTTCTACGGCTGCGGGCCAGGCGATTTCCGCGCTGGTGGCCTTGATTGCGCTGCTCATCGCCGTCGGCATGACGCTGACCAACCGCCTGCGCGTGTCCCGATGGCTGCTCGATACGCCCGAGGATCAGCCGCGCAGCCGGCACGTGCGGTTCCTGGCGCATCGCTGGCACTGGCCGGTTCTGCTCTATCTGGCATTCCTGTTCATCATCGTGCTGGCGAGCCCCGCCGGGGTGTTGCTGAGCGTGCTCGCTGCCAGCGGCCAAATCCTGCTCGCGGTGATCATCGGCTTCATGGTCTCGAACTGGATCGCGCGGGCGATCGCGCGGGGCATCAATCTGCCCGAGCGCCTCAATCAGCGCCTGCCGCTCCTCGAACGGCGCCTCAACGCGTTCGTGCCGAAGTTCCTGACCGTCATACGCGGTCTGATCTTTCTGGCCGTTTTGCTGTTCGTCCTCGACACCATCAATTTCTTCGATCTGCAGGGCTGGATGCAAAGTCAAGTCGGCGTGCGCACGACTGCCGCGATCATCTCGGTGTTCTTCATCCTCATTTTCGCATTCGCCGCCTGGCTCGCCCTGAATTCCTGGGTCGATTATCGCCTCAACCCCGACTACGGGCGCCCGGCTACGTCGCGAGAACAGACGCTGCTCAGCCTGCTGCGCAATGCGGCGACGATCGCTATCCTCGTCATCGGCATCATGTTCGCCCTCTCGGAAATCGGCATCAACATCGCACCGTTGATTGCGTCCGCTGGTGTGCTCGGACTCGCCATCGGTTTCGGTGCGCAGAAGCTCGTTCAGGACATCATCACCGGTGTCTTCATTCAGCTTGAGAACGCCATCAACGTCGGCGACGTCATCACGGTCGGCGGCACTACGGGCACCGTGGAACGCTTGACGATCCGCTCCGTCAGCCTGCGCGACCTGGAGGCCGGGTACCATATCATCCCGTTCTCCTCGGTCGACATGGTCACCAACTTCGTTCGTGACTACGGCTATCATGTTGCCAATATCGGCATCGCCTACCGCGAGGATGTCGAGGATGCACACCGGGCGATGGAAGAGGCGTTTGCGCTCATCAAGCAAGATCCTGCCATCGCCGCCAACATCATCGGTGATCTGGAATGGTTCGGCGTGACGCTGCTGGGCGACAGCGCCGTTACGGTGCGTGCCCGCATCAAGACGAAGCCCGGCACGCAGTGGGGTGTCGGCCGCGCCTACAATGCAGCCGTCAAGCGCGTCTTCGACGAACACGACATCGAAATCCCGTTCCCCCATCAGACGCTCTTCTTCGGCGTCGACAAGCACGGCAAGGCGCCGGCGGCGCACATTCAGGTCGATGGAGCAGCCTCGACAGGGCAGGAAGTACTCGCCGCGGCGGCGCAACCGGCAGAAGAGCGCAACGTCGATCCGGGGAGCGACGCGGCATTGCCTGCGTCAGCCACCTCCGCGCCCGCGAAACGTCGACGCCGTCGGGTTATCCGCGACGACGTCCCTGATGATGACGAGGAAACTTGA
- a CDS encoding Lrp/AsnC family transcriptional regulator, translating to MRCFFVEFQCQLGKAYQVAAEIAAREIASEIYSVSGQYDLLVKFYVEDSVDIGHFVAENLHTIEGVQRTHTVLTFKAF from the coding sequence ATGCGCTGTTTTTTCGTTGAGTTCCAATGCCAGCTCGGCAAGGCCTATCAGGTGGCGGCAGAAATCGCCGCGCGTGAGATCGCGTCCGAGATCTACTCCGTCAGCGGCCAATACGATCTTCTCGTCAAATTCTATGTCGAGGATTCCGTCGATATCGGGCACTTCGTGGCAGAAAACCTGCACACTATCGAGGGCGTGCAGCGCACCCACACGGTGCTGACCTTCAAGGCTTTCTAG